A region from the Eulemur rufifrons isolate Redbay chromosome 21, OSU_ERuf_1, whole genome shotgun sequence genome encodes:
- the TPST2 gene encoding protein-tyrosine sulfotransferase 2 yields MRLSVRRALLAAGCALALVLAVQLGQQALECRAVLAGRRSPWRAMRREQEELVMEGADHVEYRYGKAMPLIFVGGVPRSGTTLMRAMLDAHPEVRCGEETRIIPRVLAMRQSWSKSGREKVRLEEAGVTEEVLDAAMQAFILEVIAKHGEPARVLCNKDPFTLKSSVYLSRLFPNSKFLLMVRDGRASVHSMITRKVTIAGFDLSSYRDCLIKWNKAIEVMYAQCMEVGRDKCLPVYYEQLVLHPHRSLKLILDFLGIDWSDAVLHHEDLIGKPGGVSLSKIERSTDQVIKPVNLEALTKWIGHIPGDVVRDMAQIAPMLARLGYDPYANPPNYGNPDPIVLNNTHRVLNGDYKTPASLKGYFQVNRNGTSSPLGSS; encoded by the exons ATGCGGCTGTCCGTGCGCAGGGCGCTGCTGGCCGCCGGCTGTGCCCTGGCCCTGGTGCTGGCGGTGCAGCTGGGGCAGCAGGCGCTGGAGTGCCGGGCGGTGCTGGCGGGCCGGCGCAGCCCCTGGCGGGCCATGCGGCGGGAGCAGGAGGAGCTGGTGATGGAGGGGGCGGACCACGTGGAGTACCGCTACGGCAAGGCCATGCCGCTCATCTTCGTGGGCGGCGTGCCCCGCAGTGGCACCACGCTGATGCGCGCCATGCTGGACGCCCACCCCGAGGTGCGCTGCGGCGAGGAGACGCGCATCATCCCGCGCGTGCTGGCCATGCGCCAGTCCTGGTCCAAGTCTGGCCGCGAGAAGGTGCGGCTGGAGGAGGCGGGCGTGACGGAGGAGGTGCTGGACGCAGCCATGCAGGCCTTCATCCTGGAGGTGATCGCCAAGCACGGCGAGCCGGCGCGCGTGCTCTGCAACAAGGACCCCTTCACGCTCAAGTCCTCGGTCTACCTGTCGCGCCTGTTCCCCAACTCCAAGTTCCTGCTGATGGTGCGGGACGGCCGGGCCTCCGTGCACTCCATGATCACGCGCAAGGTCACCATCGCCGGCTTTGACCTCAGCAGCTACCGCGACTGCCTCATCAAGTGGAACAAGGCCATCGAGGTGATGTACGCCCAGTGCatggaggtgggcagggacaaGTGCCTGCCTGTGTACTACGAGCAGCTGGTGCTGCACCCCCACCGCTCCCTCAAGCTCATCCTCGACTTCCTCGGCATCGACTGGAGTGACGCCGTTCTGCACCACGAGGACCTCATTGGCAAGCCCGGTGGCGTCTCCCTGTCCAA GATTGAGCGGTCCACGGACCAGGTCATCAAGCCTGTGAACCTGGAAGCACTCACCAAATGGATTGGCCACATCCCTGGGGACGTGGTGCGGGACATGGCCCAGATCGCCCCCATGCTTGCTCGGCTCGGCTATGACCCCTATGCAAACCCACCCAACTACGGCAACCCCGACCCCATCGTCCTCAACAACACACACCGG GTCTTGAATGGGGACTACAAAACACCAGCCAGTCTGAAAGGATATTTTCAG GTGAACCGGAACGGCACCTCCTCCCCCTTAGGAAGCTCGTGA